The following proteins come from a genomic window of Montipora foliosa isolate CH-2021 chromosome 2, ASM3666993v2, whole genome shotgun sequence:
- the LOC137992505 gene encoding swi5-dependent recombination DNA repair protein 1 homolog isoform X1 — MAEDVAGISKNIDGSQQLQPRTPSTRTTACGTPKSATSSSSRSCGLRRPSAPFVSPMLKRCNRGDSQEIFSTPKRSKHETPSLSMTPENHTEQCNQTEGSVELLSRRQRLLKTIQQKEDSLRKLRLVQMYRNKNDLSQLQALIDKWRTVSQDAAERLLDKIKADPLPTMGQLLAKLQVSKELIQYSEEDEAFY, encoded by the exons ATGGCGGAAGATGTGGCGGGGATTTCAAAAAATATTGACG GATCACAGCAGCTGCAACCAAGAACACCCAGCACAAGAACTACTGCTTGTGGAACTCCAAAG AGTGCAACATCTAGTAGCAGCAGATCATGTGGACTGAGAAGGCCGTCCGCTCCATTTGTTTCTCCTATGTTGAAGCGCTGCAATCGAGGAGACTCTCAG GAAATTTTCAGCACACCCAAAAGAAGCAAACATGAAACACCATCTTTATCAATGACCCCTGAGAATCATACTGAGCAGTGTAATCAAACTGAGGGATCTGTTGAACTGCTGTCAAGGAGACAACGTCTACTCAAAACAATCCAGCAAAAGGAAGACTCGTTGAGAAAGCTGAGGCTGGTGCAGATGTATAGAAATAAG AATGACCTTTCTCAGCTCCAAGCTTTGATTGACAAGTGGCGGACTGTCAGCCAGGATGCTGCTGAAAGACTGTTGGACAAAATCAAAGCAGATCCTTTGCCTACAATGGGCCAACTCTTGGCAAAGCTTCAAGTTAGTAAGGAACTTATCCAATATTCCGAGGAAGATGAAGCATTCTACTGA
- the LOC137992504 gene encoding uncharacterized protein C3orf38-like — translation MLSDREKEGCRTILNKLSEQDLLTLTDTVTNRVVSPENKGEAVEAVLSYSHTASQLLRRKKVKRDHIYQYLAENGIIEPVSSDKPSLIRRALLFWGSEQEGSDEENDDPGENLRESPSTSSNPTLPVSSSLKNSTFDGKVDGQELATNFVPWFYNILNSFNTSSDEATQQWGPQHFWDDAKSSILMVSGGQVNDECQGSVAVSDKLRELVCKEKLLFNANVGGAKGQIDAYGLVRISVGGTVHRFSNCLGIFEQSFGLIRDPEMQNNWKIKFTDLKLKAQQQPELEGQHRKAIT, via the exons ATGTTGTCTGACAGAGAGAAGGAAGGATGCAGAACTATTCTGAACAAACTTTCTGAGCAGGATTTATTAACGCTCACGGACACTGTAACAAACCGCGTTGTTTCTCCGGAAAACAAAGGAG AGGCTGTGGAAGCTGTTTTATCATACAGTCATACAGCTTCACAGTTGCTGAGAAGGAAAAAAGTTAAAAGAGATCACATATATCAATATTTAGCCGAAAATGGTATCATTGAGCCTGTTTCATCAGACAAACCCAGCCTAATAAGAAGAGCATTGCTATTTTGGGGAAGTGAACAAGAG GGTTCAGATGAGGAGAATGATGATCCTGGGGAAAATCTAAGAGAAAGTCCGTCAACATCATCAAATCCAACTTTGCCAGTTTCAAGCAGTTTGAAAAACTCAACCTTTGATGGAAAAGTCGATGGACAAGAGTTGGCCACAAATTTTGTACCCTGGTTTTACAATATTTTGAACTCTTTTAATACCTCTTCTGATGAAGCTACACAACAATGGGGCCCTCAGCACTTTTGGGATGATGCTAAGAGCTCAATTCTGATGGTTTCAGGAGGACAGGTCAATGATGAATGTCAAGGTTCAGTAGCAGTCAGTGACAAGTTGCGAGAATtggtttgcaaagaaaaacttCTTTTCAATGCAAATGTTGGAGGAGCTAAGGGCCAAATAGATGCTTATGGACTGGTAAGAATATCAGTTGGAGGCACAGTTCATAGATTTTCAAATTGTCTCGGGATTTTTGAGCAATCCTTTGGACTCATTCGCGACCcagaaatgcaaaataattggaAGATCAAATTCACTGATTTAAAATTAAAGGCACAGCAACAACCTGAATTGGAAGGTCAACATAGAAAGGCCATCACATAG
- the LOC137992505 gene encoding swi5-dependent recombination DNA repair protein 1 homolog isoform X2, whose product MAEDVAGISKTTDGSQQLQPRTPSTRTTACGTPKSATSSSSRSCGLRRPSAPFVSPMLKRCNRGDSQEIFSTPKRSKHETPSLSMTPENHTEQCNQTEGSVELLSRRQRLLKTIQQKEDSLRKLRLVQMYRNKNDLSQLQALIDKWRTVSQDAAERLLDKIKADPLPTMGQLLAKLQVSKELIQYSEEDEAFY is encoded by the exons ATGGCGGAAGATGTGGCGGGCATTTCGAAAACAACTGACG GATCACAGCAGCTGCAACCAAGAACACCCAGCACAAGAACTACTGCTTGTGGAACTCCAAAG AGTGCAACATCTAGTAGCAGCAGATCATGTGGACTGAGAAGGCCGTCCGCTCCATTTGTTTCTCCTATGTTGAAGCGCTGCAATCGAGGAGACTCTCAG GAAATTTTCAGCACACCCAAAAGAAGCAAACATGAAACACCATCTTTATCAATGACCCCTGAGAATCATACTGAGCAGTGTAATCAAACTGAGGGATCTGTTGAACTGCTGTCAAGGAGACAACGTCTACTCAAAACAATCCAGCAAAAGGAAGACTCGTTGAGAAAGCTGAGGCTGGTGCAGATGTATAGAAATAAG AATGACCTTTCTCAGCTCCAAGCTTTGATTGACAAGTGGCGGACTGTCAGCCAGGATGCTGCTGAAAGACTGTTGGACAAAATCAAAGCAGATCCTTTGCCTACAATGGGCCAACTCTTGGCAAAGCTTCAAGTTAGTAAGGAACTTATCCAATATTCCGAGGAAGATGAAGCATTCTACTGA